Proteins encoded together in one Planctomycetaceae bacterium window:
- a CDS encoding sigma-70 family RNA polymerase sigma factor, which translates to MGGHEDWHITENGLAQPTDLELVRKARRGDMAAFHGLVSRHGLYLYRLAVRLLGNACDAEDAVQEALSGAHRGLGSFGERSSVRTWLTRILVRQAARALQRRTRRAVVPLQDAQAAAMTEAASEQSDVRMDVQAAIERLGGDHRTVIVLREMEGLSYEEISQVLEIPPGTVESRLFRARRQLQDLLKEYLQ; encoded by the coding sequence ATGGGCGGCCATGAAGATTGGCACATTACGGAGAATGGTCTGGCACAGCCGACGGACTTGGAGTTGGTCCGCAAGGCCCGCCGTGGCGACATGGCGGCGTTTCACGGACTGGTGAGCCGCCACGGGCTTTACCTGTACCGCCTGGCGGTGCGGTTGCTTGGCAATGCCTGCGACGCCGAAGACGCGGTTCAGGAGGCGCTATCGGGGGCGCACCGGGGGCTGGGCTCGTTCGGCGAGCGCTCGTCGGTGCGGACGTGGCTGACGCGGATCCTGGTGCGCCAGGCCGCACGAGCCCTCCAGCGGCGCACGCGGCGGGCGGTCGTGCCGCTGCAGGACGCCCAGGCCGCTGCGATGACCGAGGCGGCCTCTGAGCAGTCGGACGTGCGGATGGACGTACAGGCGGCGATCGAGCGCCTCGGCGGCGACCACCGCACGGTGATCGTGCTGCGGGAGATGGAAGGGCTGTCGTACGAGGAAATTTCGCAGGTGCTGGAGATTCCGCCGGGAACGGTCGAGTCGCGATTGTTTCGCGCCCGGCGGCAGTTGCAGGACCTGCTCAAGGAATATTTGCAGTGA
- a CDS encoding type II secretion system F family protein: protein MPTFTYTALDSAGKPTSGALPAASRVAASETLTRQGLTPVAVEEQSSAAAAPKAHASVGGRIPQAAAEAFIRELSNLLAGGVALSRALHILAREASQPAAKKQWQIIHDEVVGGTSLAEAMGHWPRTFSPVQVAMVRAGETGGFLDVVLAQIADFRTRERDLKAKVKGAMIYPSVLAVLATGVLIFLLTYFIPKFSALFDTFDHKNAAAAKVPKGDFYVSPNLPALTRGIIISSYVVTRYGLVLAIVAVVAGVLIHRALKAPSGRRVYERVLLKSPGLGGVLSRFAQVRFCRMLGTLLESGVPLIASLKVAREAIGNQILSDAVSGSIEDVQRGASLARSLGTCTLLFPPSVVEVIAVAEESARLDHELLRLAATNESELDRKLRMLVALAEPGMLFVMAALIGTIVIGMLLPMLTLSDYINP from the coding sequence ATGCCCACCTTCACGTACACGGCGCTGGATTCTGCCGGAAAGCCCACCAGCGGCGCCCTTCCGGCCGCCTCGCGAGTGGCGGCCTCGGAAACCCTGACGCGTCAGGGCCTCACGCCGGTGGCGGTGGAGGAGCAGTCTTCCGCCGCCGCGGCGCCCAAGGCCCACGCCTCCGTCGGCGGGCGCATTCCGCAGGCGGCGGCCGAGGCGTTCATCCGCGAGTTGTCGAACCTGCTGGCCGGCGGCGTGGCGCTGAGCCGGGCGCTGCACATCCTGGCGCGCGAGGCCTCGCAACCGGCGGCCAAGAAGCAGTGGCAGATCATCCACGACGAAGTGGTGGGGGGCACGTCGCTGGCCGAGGCGATGGGCCACTGGCCGCGGACCTTCTCCCCGGTTCAGGTGGCGATGGTCCGCGCCGGCGAGACCGGAGGGTTTCTCGACGTGGTGCTGGCCCAGATCGCCGACTTCCGCACGCGCGAACGCGACCTCAAGGCCAAGGTCAAAGGCGCGATGATCTACCCCAGCGTCCTGGCGGTGCTGGCCACGGGCGTGCTGATCTTCCTGCTGACGTACTTTATCCCGAAGTTTTCGGCGCTGTTCGACACGTTCGATCACAAGAACGCCGCGGCGGCCAAAGTCCCCAAGGGCGACTTCTACGTCAGCCCCAATCTCCCTGCCCTGACGCGGGGCATCATCATCAGCAGCTACGTGGTGACGCGGTACGGCCTGGTGCTGGCGATCGTGGCGGTGGTGGCAGGGGTACTGATCCACCGCGCGCTCAAAGCCCCTTCCGGCCGGCGGGTGTACGAGCGCGTGCTGCTCAAGAGCCCGGGTCTGGGCGGCGTGCTGTCGCGGTTCGCGCAGGTGCGGTTCTGCCGCATGTTGGGGACCCTGCTGGAATCGGGCGTGCCGCTGATCGCTTCGCTCAAGGTCGCTCGCGAGGCCATCGGCAACCAGATTCTCAGCGACGCCGTCAGCGGCTCGATCGAAGACGTCCAGCGAGGCGCCTCGCTGGCGCGAAGCCTGGGCACATGCACGCTGCTCTTTCCGCCCTCGGTTGTCGAAGTGATCGCCGTGGCCGAAGAGAGCGCTCGGCTTGACCACGAACTGCTGCGGCTGGCCGCTACCAACGAGAGCGAACTCGACCGCAAGCTGCGAATGCTCGTGGCGCTGGCTGAACCGGGGATGCTGTTCGTCATGGCCGCGCTGATCGGAACCATTGTCATCGGCATGCTGCTGCCGATGCTCACGCTTTCAGATTACATCAACCCATGA
- the tig gene encoding trigger factor, which produces MADESNVNEQTPATEEPAKSDLPEVTVAVEDAGTLKKKVLVTVPRARIDAKYDEVFGELSTSAQVPGFRVGHAPRRLIEKRFGKEVGQDVRNAIIGDSLTAALEKAELKTIGEPDLDLEKIELPDSGDMTYDFQIEIAPQFELPETKGIAVTKHVYEVNDDRVDEYLQQIVESRATFETAEDAAEKGDVVIAGAVISGEGIEATERPGLHLRVAPAQIEGLPLVDLGDKLEGAKAGDSVEVSVKVPEAHPNEAWRGKDLTVKVTISEVRTRVLPEIDEEFAKSAGFESLQELRDFTTTRLTQRLAQQTQQNMREQISNYLLEKTSFDLPEGLVHRQTYSVLQRRYVDLLYQGVPKEKIDEHLTEMQAAAGEEAKTMLKLSFITDKIAEAEKIEVDEGEVNARIAQMAAQAGKRPERMRHELAENGSLGQIESSLREEKVLQMILEQATVTEEAAPAPEKPKARKVAKKAKPAKEAEPETAAEAAEKPAKEEGQKPAAKKSAKKGKK; this is translated from the coding sequence ATGGCCGACGAGAGCAACGTGAACGAACAGACCCCCGCAACGGAAGAACCGGCAAAGAGCGACCTGCCTGAAGTGACCGTCGCGGTGGAAGACGCCGGAACCCTGAAGAAGAAAGTCCTCGTCACGGTGCCCCGGGCGCGCATCGACGCCAAGTACGACGAAGTCTTTGGCGAACTGAGCACCTCGGCCCAGGTGCCGGGCTTCCGCGTCGGCCACGCCCCGCGGCGGCTGATCGAGAAGCGATTCGGCAAGGAAGTCGGGCAGGACGTCCGCAACGCCATCATCGGCGACTCGCTGACGGCGGCGCTGGAAAAGGCCGAACTCAAGACCATCGGCGAGCCGGACCTGGACCTGGAGAAGATCGAACTGCCCGACAGCGGCGACATGACCTACGACTTCCAGATCGAGATCGCCCCGCAGTTCGAATTGCCCGAAACCAAGGGCATCGCCGTCACCAAGCACGTCTACGAGGTCAACGACGACCGCGTGGATGAATACCTTCAGCAGATCGTCGAGAGCCGCGCCACGTTCGAGACGGCTGAAGACGCCGCCGAAAAGGGCGACGTGGTCATCGCCGGGGCGGTCATCAGCGGCGAAGGCATCGAGGCCACCGAGCGACCCGGTCTGCACCTGCGCGTGGCGCCGGCCCAGATCGAGGGTCTGCCCCTGGTCGACCTGGGCGACAAGCTCGAAGGCGCCAAGGCCGGTGACAGCGTCGAGGTGAGCGTGAAGGTTCCCGAGGCGCATCCCAACGAGGCCTGGCGGGGCAAGGACCTGACGGTGAAGGTGACGATTTCCGAAGTGCGCACGCGCGTGCTTCCGGAGATCGACGAGGAGTTCGCCAAGAGCGCCGGGTTCGAGTCGCTCCAGGAGCTGCGCGACTTCACCACCACCCGCCTGACGCAGCGCCTCGCCCAGCAGACCCAGCAGAACATGCGCGAGCAGATCAGCAACTACCTGCTGGAAAAGACCAGCTTCGACCTGCCCGAGGGGCTCGTCCATCGCCAGACCTACAGCGTCCTGCAGCGACGCTACGTCGACCTGCTCTACCAGGGAGTGCCCAAGGAAAAGATCGACGAGCATCTGACCGAGATGCAGGCCGCCGCCGGCGAAGAAGCCAAGACCATGCTGAAACTGTCGTTCATCACCGATAAAATTGCCGAGGCGGAGAAGATCGAGGTCGATGAGGGCGAAGTCAACGCCCGGATCGCCCAGATGGCCGCCCAGGCGGGCAAACGCCCCGAACGCATGCGCCACGAACTGGCCGAAAACGGCTCGCTGGGGCAGATCGAGTCGTCGCTGCGGGAGGAGAAAGTGCTCCAGATGATTCTCGAGCAGGCAACGGTTACCGAAGAGGCCGCCCCCGCGCCGGAAAAGCCCAAGGCCCGCAAGGTCGCCAAAAAGGCCAAGCCCGCCAAAGAGGCCGAGCCGGAGACCGCCGCCGAGGCCGCTGAAAAGCCCGCCAAGGAAGAGGGCCAAAAGCCCGCCGCAAAAAAGTCCGCCAAGAAGGGCAAGAAGTAG
- a CDS encoding type II secretion system protein GspJ, giving the protein MTAARRDRSGFTLLELMAASTLTILVAAALFTCLGVALKARRSAEGATQTIRKLTAAMDLIVADLQSARVPDGRLAESFTGAGDSEGIISSGLDSVTFYAAATDIAPAPGIGDVKKIEYACDLPPGSSSAVLTRYITTNLLAETEVLPREEVICREVKSLLLRYHDGAAWQTSWVSSEMGNLLPKAVEITLELEGAQTDPTRRLTRTVLLPCGREQPLAAASGGAP; this is encoded by the coding sequence ATGACCGCCGCCCGGCGCGACAGATCGGGCTTCACGCTGCTGGAGCTGATGGCCGCTTCGACGCTGACGATCCTCGTGGCCGCGGCGCTGTTTACTTGCCTGGGCGTCGCCCTCAAGGCCCGCCGCAGCGCCGAGGGCGCCACGCAGACCATCCGCAAGCTGACCGCCGCGATGGACCTGATCGTGGCAGATCTGCAGTCGGCCCGCGTGCCCGACGGGCGCCTGGCGGAGTCCTTCACGGGCGCCGGCGACAGCGAGGGTATCATCTCGTCGGGCCTGGACAGCGTGACGTTCTACGCCGCCGCGACGGACATCGCGCCCGCCCCCGGCATCGGCGACGTCAAGAAGATCGAATATGCCTGCGACCTCCCCCCCGGAAGCAGTTCGGCCGTCCTCACCCGATACATCACGACGAACCTGCTGGCTGAAACGGAGGTCCTGCCCCGGGAAGAAGTGATCTGCCGCGAGGTCAAGTCGCTGCTGCTGCGGTACCATGACGGAGCGGCCTGGCAGACGAGCTGGGTCTCGAGCGAGATGGGCAACCTGCTGCCCAAGGCCGTCGAAATCACGCTGGAGCTTGAAGGCGCTCAGACGGATCCCACCCGCCGCCTCACGCGCACGGTGCTGCTGCCCTGCGGGCGGGAGCAGCCCCTCGCCGCGGCCTCGGGAGGCGCCCCATGA
- a CDS encoding GspH/FimT family pseudopilin: protein METGRPTRALVRAFTLIELVLVLAMIAIVLGAVAPSMRGFAASRSAADTASQLLSLTKYARSQAIAAGRPCRVNVDSTAGEFWLSAAENGTFVEAQSDPGARIATSDGVTIRFRGSGAARPDGASYVEFQPSGRSAVETIEVLGRGGELYLVTCDSPTEGFYVVTPAEGAQ from the coding sequence TTGGAAACTGGACGGCCAACTAGGGCTCTTGTCAGGGCATTTACCCTGATCGAGCTGGTGCTGGTGCTGGCGATGATCGCGATCGTGCTCGGCGCGGTCGCCCCGTCCATGCGCGGATTCGCCGCCTCGCGCAGCGCCGCCGACACGGCTTCGCAGCTTCTGTCGCTGACGAAATATGCCCGCAGCCAAGCCATCGCCGCCGGGCGACCGTGCCGGGTGAATGTCGATAGCACCGCCGGCGAGTTCTGGCTCAGCGCTGCCGAAAACGGCACGTTCGTCGAGGCTCAAAGCGACCCCGGCGCGCGAATCGCCACCTCTGATGGCGTGACGATCCGCTTTCGCGGCAGCGGGGCCGCGCGACCCGATGGGGCGAGCTACGTCGAGTTCCAGCCCAGCGGCCGGTCCGCGGTGGAGACGATCGAAGTCCTCGGCCGCGGGGGCGAGTTGTACCTGGTGACGTGCGACTCGCCGACGGAAGGTTTTTATGTTGTCACACCGGCGGAGGGGGCGCAATGA
- a CDS encoding type II secretion system protein produces the protein MRSAVPVPWREAFRPTATTRYAPGFTLVELLTTIALLAVMLPAVVMGINTALSAGGIAREQAVATALAQDKMAQLLAENQWQQPTMAGDFAPDRPDYRWQGQLQDWDGTLRQLDVTVTWTTASRPRSITLSTLVKTAETTDSAETGETP, from the coding sequence GTGAGATCCGCCGTGCCGGTGCCATGGCGGGAGGCCTTCAGGCCGACCGCCACGACTCGCTACGCCCCGGGCTTCACGCTGGTCGAACTGCTCACGACGATCGCCCTGCTGGCGGTGATGCTGCCGGCGGTGGTGATGGGCATCAACACCGCCCTGTCTGCCGGTGGAATCGCCCGCGAGCAGGCGGTCGCCACCGCCCTGGCGCAGGACAAGATGGCCCAACTGCTCGCCGAGAACCAGTGGCAGCAGCCGACGATGGCCGGCGACTTCGCCCCCGACCGGCCGGACTACCGCTGGCAGGGGCAACTGCAGGACTGGGATGGCACGCTGCGGCAACTGGATGTGACTGTCACGTGGACTACCGCGTCGCGCCCGCGCAGCATCACGCTCTCGACGCTGGTGAAGACCGCCGAAACGACGGACAGCGCCGAAACGGGGGAGACGCCATGA
- a CDS encoding ATP-dependent Clp protease proteolytic subunit, whose amino-acid sequence MAAPVNQNLVPIVIEKTGRGERAYDIFSRLLSDRVVFAGGEIDDGMANIIVAQLLFLSNEDPHADVNLYINSPGGSVSAGLAIYDTMQYIRPQVATYCVGMAASMAAVLLAAGAKGKRYVLPSSRVLIHQPLLHGVLTGPATDLDIEAREIIRLRKKLYQILADSTGQPYEKVERDCDRNKWLDGEEAVAYGCVDQVLQRMPDPPAKKETEK is encoded by the coding sequence ATGGCAGCGCCAGTCAATCAGAACCTGGTTCCCATCGTCATCGAAAAGACCGGCCGCGGCGAACGTGCGTACGATATCTTCAGCCGCCTGCTCAGCGACCGCGTCGTCTTCGCCGGCGGCGAGATCGACGACGGCATGGCCAACATCATCGTCGCCCAACTGCTCTTCCTGAGCAACGAAGACCCTCACGCCGACGTCAACCTGTACATTAATTCCCCCGGCGGAAGCGTCTCGGCAGGGTTGGCCATCTACGACACCATGCAGTACATCCGCCCGCAGGTGGCGACGTATTGCGTGGGCATGGCCGCCAGCATGGCCGCGGTGCTGCTGGCCGCCGGCGCCAAGGGCAAGCGGTACGTCCTGCCCTCCAGCCGCGTCCTGATTCACCAGCCCCTGCTGCACGGCGTGCTGACGGGCCCGGCGACGGACCTGGACATCGAGGCCCGCGAGATCATCCGTCTGCGCAAGAAGCTCTACCAGATCCTCGCCGACAGCACCGGCCAACCGTACGAGAAGGTCGAACGCGACTGCGACCGCAACAAATGGCTCGACGGCGAAGAAGCCGTCGCCTACGGCTGCGTCGACCAGGTGCTGCAGCGCATGCCCGACCCGCCGGCAAAGAAAGAAACCGAAAAATGA
- a CDS encoding type II secretion system protein GspK, giving the protein MIVLAAMAMVMCHSMRVELVCSGNEYSAAQAQAVEAGAIQYVLSAVDSLKGKMPEEAEVPCEAVRLGQGMFWIIRPDFENDRQRAFGIADECAKLNLNTATVAMLIKLPEMTDELAAAIVDWRDGDSNVTPNGAESEYYLTQKDPYQCKNAPLETIEELFLVCGATEDLLLGEDRNRNGLLDLYEDDGDASLPADNRDGQLRRGLLSMVTVYSRESNSASDAKARVNINTAGGDTLRNAVTKGLDASRATDVLIRTYSGRPFDNVLDFYIRAGLKIEEFAAIADGVTTSDPATPLQGLINVNTAPRQVLACLPGLDDNDAAALVAKRLEGGEALQTIAWVAQVLTPAKARAIGALITVRTYCFSADIVSVAADGRSPRRCRIVVDAAASPPRVIYRQDLTHLGWPLASETLAHLRGGGSLDDLTAARTVIQETPK; this is encoded by the coding sequence ATGATCGTGCTGGCCGCAATGGCCATGGTGATGTGCCACTCGATGCGCGTCGAACTGGTCTGCTCGGGCAACGAGTATTCCGCCGCGCAGGCCCAAGCCGTCGAGGCCGGGGCCATCCAGTACGTGCTTTCGGCAGTCGATTCGCTCAAGGGCAAAATGCCCGAAGAGGCGGAGGTGCCCTGCGAGGCCGTGCGCCTCGGGCAGGGAATGTTCTGGATCATCCGCCCCGACTTCGAGAACGACCGCCAGAGGGCCTTCGGGATCGCCGACGAGTGCGCCAAGCTCAATCTCAACACCGCAACCGTCGCCATGCTCATCAAGCTGCCGGAGATGACCGACGAACTGGCCGCGGCTATCGTCGACTGGCGCGACGGCGACAGCAACGTGACGCCCAACGGCGCCGAGAGCGAATACTACCTCACGCAGAAGGACCCCTACCAGTGCAAGAACGCCCCGCTGGAGACCATCGAGGAACTGTTCCTGGTCTGCGGCGCTACCGAGGACCTGCTGCTGGGAGAAGATCGCAACCGCAACGGTTTGCTCGACCTCTATGAAGACGACGGCGACGCCTCCCTGCCGGCGGACAACCGCGACGGACAGCTCCGCCGCGGGCTGCTGTCGATGGTGACCGTCTACAGCCGCGAGAGCAACAGCGCCTCCGACGCCAAGGCGCGCGTCAACATCAACACCGCCGGCGGCGATACGCTCCGCAACGCCGTCACCAAGGGCCTCGACGCCAGCCGCGCCACCGACGTGCTCATCCGCACGTACAGCGGCCGACCGTTCGACAACGTCCTGGACTTCTACATTCGCGCCGGGTTGAAGATCGAAGAGTTCGCCGCCATTGCCGACGGTGTGACGACCAGCGACCCGGCGACGCCGCTGCAGGGGCTGATCAACGTCAACACCGCGCCGCGACAGGTACTGGCGTGCCTGCCCGGGCTCGACGACAATGACGCCGCGGCCTTGGTGGCCAAGCGGCTCGAAGGCGGCGAGGCCCTGCAGACCATCGCCTGGGTCGCGCAGGTGCTGACGCCGGCCAAGGCCCGGGCCATCGGGGCCCTGATCACTGTGCGGACGTATTGCTTTTCCGCCGACATCGTCAGCGTCGCCGCCGACGGGCGCAGCCCGCGCCGCTGCCGGATCGTCGTCGACGCCGCCGCCAGCCCGCCGCGCGTGATCTACCGCCAGGACCTGACGCACCTGGGCTGGCCGCTGGCGAGCGAGACCCTCGCGCACCTGCGCGGCGGCGGCTCACTCGATGACCTGACCGCGGCGCGGACCGTCATACAGGAGACACCCAAGTGA
- a CDS encoding ATP-dependent Clp protease proteolytic subunit, translating into MSRPIFTPRGAYRDYEGRREMTLEERLAEERIVFLWGEINPNSAGGLIMRLLELMAKHPDRDINLYINSPGGSVDDTLAIYDTMQFMNCDVATYCVGQAASGAAMILAAGAKGKRYALPHSKVMIHQPWGGVTGQAADIQIQAEEILKAKKLLTELMAKHTGRDVALISEETERDRYLSPAEAVQYGIVDEILQQAQSRKK; encoded by the coding sequence ATGAGCCGTCCGATCTTTACCCCCCGCGGCGCCTACCGCGACTACGAAGGCCGCCGCGAAATGACGCTCGAAGAGCGCCTGGCCGAAGAACGCATCGTGTTCCTCTGGGGCGAGATCAACCCCAACAGCGCCGGCGGGCTTATCATGCGCCTGCTGGAACTGATGGCCAAGCACCCCGACCGCGACATCAACCTGTACATTAATTCCCCCGGCGGCTCCGTCGACGACACCCTGGCTATCTACGACACCATGCAGTTCATGAACTGCGACGTGGCCACCTACTGCGTCGGGCAGGCCGCCAGCGGGGCGGCCATGATCCTCGCCGCCGGCGCCAAGGGCAAACGCTACGCCCTGCCCCACAGCAAGGTCATGATCCACCAGCCCTGGGGCGGCGTGACCGGACAGGCCGCCGACATCCAGATCCAGGCCGAGGAAATCCTCAAGGCCAAAAAGCTCCTCACCGAGCTGATGGCCAAGCACACCGGACGCGACGTGGCCCTGATTTCCGAAGAGACCGAACGCGACCGGTACCTCAGCCCGGCTGAAGCCGTCCAGTACGGCATCGTCGACGAGATTCTCCAGCAGGCGCAAAGCCGCAAAAAATGA
- a CDS encoding zf-HC2 domain-containing protein → MNPCPHSERAGAYHDGEMTPQARADFEAHLAACESCSRQLGRLQQLTALLQGVQAPAVEEQLIERLHAHVDTLPQIGAVRRLAQALAATAAGIIVVCTVALAQGNGARGETPAAWEADALTPPTTEAAQAPTEDATAAWVLRDLTGKD, encoded by the coding sequence ATGAACCCATGCCCCCATAGCGAGCGAGCCGGCGCTTACCACGACGGCGAAATGACGCCCCAGGCGCGAGCCGATTTCGAAGCTCACCTGGCGGCATGCGAATCGTGCAGCCGCCAGCTCGGCCGCCTGCAGCAGCTCACGGCACTGCTGCAGGGGGTCCAGGCCCCGGCGGTCGAGGAGCAACTGATCGAGCGCCTGCACGCCCACGTGGACACGCTGCCGCAGATCGGGGCCGTCCGGCGCTTGGCGCAGGCGTTGGCGGCGACGGCTGCGGGCATTATCGTCGTCTGCACGGTGGCGCTGGCACAGGGCAACGGGGCCCGGGGCGAGACGCCCGCCGCGTGGGAAGCCGACGCCCTGACCCCGCCGACGACCGAGGCGGCGCAGGCCCCGACGGAAGACGCCACGGCTGCCTGGGTCCTGCGAGACCTGACGGGAAAGGATTGA
- a CDS encoding GspE/PulE family protein, producing MNDLLARMKLQGLIDDQALQSAQTLVAQGCWPDEALLKCGADEQVVLRALADEFAMPLADLERQPPSKEFLAGFPARILMTHGLLPIEQQGGEVLVACAKVFDSAGLDELRLACGRPVRGALASASEINRCLKSLLGVGADTLASLVNESQDQGVQVVDSGDEDDVDLSEAAEDASIITFVNQVLAEAIDRRATDVHFEPFEHALRVRYRVDGMLQEANIPPEVRQFQPSIVSRLKILSHLDIAEKRLPQDGRIKLKVAAREVDVRVSVIPMLHGEAVVLRLLDRGTTLLGLEHLGMDGRDKSEMEQILERPHGIVLVTGPTGSGKTTTLYAGLSRINDVERKIITIEDPIEYHLHGINQIQVASKAGLTFARGLRSILRHDPDVILIGEIRDKETAEIAVQASLTGHLVFSTLHTNDAPGAVTRLVDMGIEPYLVASSLEMVLAQRLVRLICPQCRQEAPAPDPKVLREAFGDDKAGVLYHGAGCRHCRGTGYRGRTGIFELMPVTECIRSMILDRASASDIRKEAAKQGMRSLRHDGWRLVRSGRTTPEEVLRATKDEGFGGNGNGIAHAGGEAVS from the coding sequence ATGAACGACCTGTTGGCAAGAATGAAACTCCAGGGCCTCATCGACGATCAGGCCCTGCAGTCGGCCCAGACGCTTGTCGCCCAGGGCTGCTGGCCCGACGAGGCGCTGCTTAAGTGCGGCGCCGACGAGCAGGTCGTCCTGCGCGCGCTGGCGGACGAGTTCGCCATGCCGCTGGCCGACCTGGAGCGCCAGCCGCCGTCGAAGGAGTTCCTGGCCGGCTTCCCCGCGCGCATCCTGATGACGCACGGGCTGCTGCCCATCGAGCAGCAGGGCGGCGAAGTGCTGGTGGCCTGCGCGAAGGTCTTCGACTCGGCGGGCCTGGACGAATTGCGCCTGGCCTGCGGGCGCCCCGTGCGCGGCGCCCTGGCCAGCGCCTCCGAGATCAACCGCTGCCTCAAGAGCCTCCTGGGCGTCGGGGCCGACACGCTGGCCTCGCTGGTCAACGAGTCGCAGGACCAGGGCGTCCAGGTCGTCGACTCCGGCGACGAGGACGACGTCGACCTTTCCGAAGCGGCCGAAGACGCCTCGATCATCACCTTCGTCAACCAGGTGCTAGCCGAGGCTATCGATCGGCGGGCGACGGACGTACACTTCGAGCCCTTCGAGCACGCCCTGCGCGTGCGCTACCGCGTCGACGGCATGCTGCAGGAGGCCAACATCCCCCCCGAGGTGCGGCAGTTCCAGCCGTCCATCGTCTCGCGACTGAAAATCCTCAGCCACCTGGACATCGCCGAAAAGCGCCTGCCCCAGGACGGGCGAATCAAGCTCAAGGTCGCCGCCCGCGAAGTGGACGTGCGCGTCTCGGTCATCCCCATGCTCCACGGCGAGGCCGTCGTGCTGCGACTGCTCGACCGCGGCACGACGCTGCTGGGCCTGGAGCACCTGGGCATGGACGGCCGCGACAAGAGCGAGATGGAGCAGATCCTTGAGCGCCCGCACGGGATCGTGCTGGTGACCGGGCCCACCGGCAGCGGCAAGACGACGACGCTCTACGCGGGCCTCTCGCGCATCAACGACGTCGAGCGCAAGATCATCACCATCGAAGACCCCATCGAGTACCACCTGCACGGGATCAACCAGATCCAGGTCGCCTCCAAGGCGGGGCTGACCTTCGCCCGCGGGCTGCGGTCGATCCTGCGCCACGACCCGGACGTGATCCTCATCGGCGAAATCCGCGACAAGGAAACCGCCGAGATCGCCGTGCAGGCCTCGCTGACCGGGCACCTGGTCTTCTCGACGCTGCATACCAACGACGCCCCCGGGGCCGTCACGCGACTGGTCGACATGGGCATCGAACCGTACCTGGTTGCCTCGTCGCTGGAGATGGTGCTCGCCCAACGCCTGGTGCGACTGATCTGCCCCCAGTGCCGCCAGGAAGCCCCCGCCCCAGACCCCAAGGTGCTGCGAGAGGCCTTCGGCGACGACAAGGCCGGCGTGCTCTACCACGGCGCCGGCTGTCGCCACTGCCGAGGCACGGGCTATCGCGGGCGAACAGGCATCTTCGAGCTCATGCCCGTCACCGAATGCATCCGCTCGATGATCCTTGACCGCGCCTCGGCCAGCGACATCCGCAAGGAGGCCGCAAAGCAAGGCATGCGCAGCCTCCGCCATGACGGGTGGCGCCTGGTCCGTAGCGGCCGAACCACGCCCGAGGAAGTGCTCCGGGCCACCAAGGATGAAGGCTTTGGCGGCAACGGCAATGGCATCGCTCACGCGGGCGGCGAGGCTGTGTCCTGA
- the gspG gene encoding type II secretion system major pseudopilin GspG translates to MHTHRQRRTLQGRAFTLIELMLVLVILGLLAAVVVPRFVGQTQKGQIAAAKTTIGSIKTGLKTFEINCGRLPSQQEGLLALVQQPGNLNGWVKCLDANAVPIDPWGVVYEYRNPSTHGLDFDVFSCGPDMQPDTADDIGNWTAN, encoded by the coding sequence ATGCATACGCACAGACAGAGACGCACGCTGCAGGGCAGGGCCTTCACGCTGATCGAGCTGATGCTGGTGCTGGTGATCCTGGGACTGCTGGCGGCCGTCGTCGTCCCGCGGTTTGTCGGCCAGACGCAGAAAGGCCAGATCGCTGCCGCCAAGACGACCATCGGCAGCATCAAGACGGGGTTGAAGACGTTCGAAATCAACTGCGGCAGACTGCCCAGCCAGCAGGAGGGGCTGCTCGCTCTGGTGCAGCAACCGGGCAACCTTAACGGTTGGGTCAAGTGTCTTGACGCCAACGCAGTCCCGATAGATCCCTGGGGCGTGGTCTACGAATACCGCAACCCCAGCACTCACGGGCTGGATTTTGACGTCTTCTCCTGCGGGCCCGACATGCAGCCTGACACGGCGGACGATATTGGAAACTGGACGGCCAACTAG